The proteins below are encoded in one region of Citrobacter enshiensis:
- the cutC gene encoding copper homeostasis protein CutC, which yields MALLEICCYSMECALTAQQNGADRIELCSAPKEGGLTPSLGVLRSVRQQVTIPVHPIIRPRGGDFCYSDGEFAAMLEDVRTVRELGFPGLVVGVLDVDGNVDMPRMEKIMAAAGPLAVTFHRAFDMCANPLNALKNLADLGVARVLTSGQKSDALQGLPIIMELIAQAGAPIIMAGAGVRAKNLQDFLNAGVREVHSSAGTQVASPMRYRNQGLSMSADTQADEYSRSVVDGAAVAEMKGIIVRHQAN from the coding sequence ATGGCATTGCTCGAGATTTGTTGTTATAGCATGGAGTGCGCGTTAACGGCGCAGCAAAACGGTGCCGATCGGATCGAGTTGTGTTCAGCGCCGAAAGAGGGCGGACTGACGCCTTCGTTGGGGGTGCTGCGTTCGGTTCGTCAACAGGTGACGATTCCCGTGCATCCGATTATTCGTCCGCGCGGCGGTGATTTTTGTTATAGCGACGGTGAATTTGCCGCCATGCTGGAAGATGTGCGTACGGTCAGAGAATTAGGCTTTCCTGGACTGGTGGTTGGCGTTCTGGATGTGGACGGCAACGTGGATATGCCGCGAATGGAAAAAATAATGGCTGCCGCCGGACCGTTGGCCGTGACGTTTCATCGCGCCTTCGATATGTGCGCCAATCCATTAAATGCGCTTAAGAATCTGGCGGATTTGGGTGTCGCGAGAGTGCTGACATCCGGACAAAAATCTGACGCACTGCAAGGTTTACCAATAATTATGGAACTAATTGCACAAGCCGGTGCTCCAATAATTATGGCCGGAGCAGGGGTTCGTGCAAAAAATTTGCAGGATTTCCTGAATGCAGGTGTCAGGGAAGTACACAGTTCTGCCGGAACCCAGGTTGCCTCGCCAATGCGTTATCGCAATCAGGGACTGTCGATGTCAGCGGATACGCAAGCGGATGAATATTCCCGCAGTGTGGTTGACGGGGCGGCGGTTGCAGAGATGAAAGGAATCATTGTTCGTCATCAGGCCAACTGA
- a CDS encoding hydrolase, with protein sequence MLELNASTTALVVIDLQEGILPFAGGPHAAQEVVDRAARLAEKFRAHGSPVVMVRVGWSPDYAEALKQPVDAPSPAKALPENWWRYPAALGKADSDLEVTKRQWGAFYGTDLELQLRRRGIDTLVLCGISTNIGVESTARNAWELGFRLIIAEDACSAASTEQHQSSVTHIFPRIARVRRVEEILQVL encoded by the coding sequence ATGCTGGAACTGAACGCCTCAACCACCGCGCTGGTGGTCATTGATTTGCAGGAGGGCATTTTACCCTTCGCCGGAGGCCCACATGCCGCACAGGAGGTCGTGGATCGCGCCGCGCGTCTGGCGGAAAAATTCCGTGCTCACGGCTCACCGGTGGTGATGGTGCGTGTCGGCTGGTCGCCGGATTACGCAGAAGCATTAAAACAGCCCGTCGATGCCCCATCCCCGGCGAAAGCGTTGCCGGAAAACTGGTGGCGCTACCCGGCCGCATTAGGCAAAGCCGACAGCGATCTTGAGGTCACGAAACGCCAGTGGGGGGCGTTCTACGGCACAGACCTGGAACTGCAACTGCGCCGTCGCGGCATTGACACGCTCGTCCTGTGCGGGATCTCCACCAATATCGGCGTGGAATCCACAGCCCGTAACGCCTGGGAACTGGGCTTTCGGCTGATCATTGCCGAAGATGCCTGCAGCGCGGCAAGTACCGAGCAACACCAGAGCAGCGTCACGCACATTTTCCCGCGCATTGCCCGGGTGCGTCGCGTGGAAGAGATCCTACAGGTACTATGA
- the nudB gene encoding dihydroneopterin triphosphate diphosphatase, protein MKDKVYKRPVSVLVVIFAQDTKRVLMLQRRDDPDFWQSVTGSLEEGETASQAAMREVKEEVTIDVATEQLTLIDCQRTVEFEIFRHLRHRYAPGIERNTESWFCLALPSEREIVFTEHLTYRWVNAAEAAQLTKSWSNRQAIEEFVINVA, encoded by the coding sequence GTGAAGGATAAAGTGTATAAGCGTCCCGTTTCGGTTCTGGTTGTTATTTTTGCCCAAGATACGAAGCGGGTGCTGATGTTACAGCGACGCGACGATCCTGATTTCTGGCAGTCGGTCACCGGCAGCCTTGAAGAGGGTGAAACCGCGTCGCAAGCCGCCATGCGCGAAGTAAAGGAAGAGGTCACCATTGATGTTGCGACAGAGCAACTGACCTTAATTGACTGCCAGCGCACGGTGGAGTTTGAGATTTTTCGCCATTTACGTCATCGCTATGCGCCGGGAATCGAACGTAATACCGAATCCTGGTTTTGCCTGGCACTTCCCTCTGAACGAGAGATCGTGTTCACCGAACATCTGACTTATCGTTGGGTTAATGCGGCTGAGGCTGCACAGTTAACCAAGTCGTGGAGTAATCGGCAGGCGATTGAAGAATTTGTTATTAACGTCGCCTGA
- the ruvC gene encoding crossover junction endodeoxyribonuclease RuvC codes for MSIILGIDPGSRITGYGVIRQVGRQLTYLGSGCIRTKVDDLPSRLKLIYAGVSEIITQFQPDYFAIEQVFMAKNADSALKLGQARGVAIVAAVNQDLPVFEYAARQVKQTVVGIGSAEKSQVQHMVRTLLKLPANPQADAADALAIAITHCHVSQNAMQMSDSRLNLARGRLPIAITSQPLLAETFLSH; via the coding sequence ATGTCCATTATTCTCGGCATTGACCCGGGCTCGCGCATCACCGGTTATGGTGTGATTCGCCAGGTGGGCAGGCAACTGACCTACCTGGGCAGCGGATGTATTCGTACCAAAGTGGATGATTTACCATCGCGCCTGAAGCTGATTTATGCGGGCGTGTCGGAAATCATTACCCAGTTTCAGCCGGACTACTTTGCCATTGAGCAGGTATTTATGGCGAAGAACGCGGATTCCGCGCTCAAGCTGGGGCAGGCGCGTGGTGTGGCGATTGTCGCCGCTGTAAACCAGGATCTGCCGGTGTTTGAATATGCGGCGCGTCAGGTGAAGCAGACCGTTGTTGGGATCGGCAGTGCGGAGAAAAGTCAGGTGCAGCATATGGTGCGTACCTTGCTTAAACTCCCCGCTAATCCGCAGGCGGATGCCGCCGATGCGCTGGCTATTGCTATCACCCACTGCCATGTTAGCCAAAACGCAATGCAAATGAGCGACTCCAGACTCAATCTGGCGCGTGGACGGCTGCCGATAGCTATAACGTCTCAGCCACTGCTGGCTGAGACGTTTCTATCCCACTAG
- a CDS encoding YebB family permuted papain-like enzyme, with protein sequence MKINYPAKYETGDIVFTCIGARLFGQISAASQCWSNHVGIIVGHNGDDYLVAESRVPLSTVTTMSRFIQRSTDQRYAVRRLAGGLTTEQKLSLVEKVPGRLHKLYHTGFKYDSARQFCSKFVFDIYKEALCISVGEIETFENLLHSNPNAKLAFWKFWFLGSIPWERKTVTPASLWHHPNLVLINASGIETSQPAVAETL encoded by the coding sequence GTGAAAATTAATTACCCTGCCAAATACGAGACCGGCGATATCGTATTTACCTGCATAGGTGCTCGTCTGTTTGGGCAGATCTCCGCGGCATCACAGTGCTGGAGTAATCATGTGGGGATTATTGTGGGACACAATGGCGATGATTATCTGGTGGCGGAAAGCCGCGTGCCGCTCTCGACGGTCACCACGATGTCGCGTTTTATTCAGCGCTCTACCGATCAACGTTATGCCGTCCGTCGTCTGGCTGGCGGATTAACGACAGAACAGAAACTGTCGCTGGTCGAAAAGGTCCCTGGCCGCCTGCATAAACTCTATCACACCGGCTTTAAATACGACTCTGCACGTCAGTTCTGCTCCAAGTTCGTCTTCGATATTTATAAAGAGGCATTATGCATTTCGGTCGGGGAAATAGAGACATTTGAAAATCTGTTGCACAGCAACCCGAACGCAAAACTTGCCTTCTGGAAGTTCTGGTTTTTAGGTTCAATTCCGTGGGAACGTAAAACCGTGACCCCTGCCAGCCTGTGGCATCATCCGAATTTAGTACTGATTAATGCTAGTGGGATAGAAACGTCTCAGCCAGCAGTGGCTGAGACGTTATAG
- the ruvA gene encoding Holliday junction branch migration protein RuvA yields the protein MIGRLRGIILEKQPPLVLLETGGVGYEVHMPMTCFYELPEAGQEAIIFTHFVVREDAQLLYGFNNKQERTLFKELIKTNGVGPKLALAILSGMSAPQFVNAVEREDPAALVKLPGIGKKTAERLIVEMKDRFKGLHGDLFTPAADLVLTSPASPATDDAEQEAVAALVALGYKPQEASRMVSKIARPDASSETLIREALRAAL from the coding sequence GTGATAGGCAGACTCAGAGGCATTATTCTCGAAAAACAACCCCCGTTGGTACTGCTGGAGACGGGCGGCGTCGGCTATGAAGTGCATATGCCGATGACCTGCTTCTATGAGCTGCCGGAAGCGGGGCAGGAGGCGATTATTTTCACCCATTTTGTGGTGCGTGAAGATGCCCAACTGCTGTATGGCTTTAACAACAAACAGGAACGTACCCTGTTTAAAGAATTGATTAAGACTAACGGCGTTGGCCCGAAGCTGGCGCTGGCGATCCTCTCCGGCATGTCGGCACCGCAGTTTGTTAACGCCGTCGAGCGTGAAGATCCCGCCGCTCTGGTGAAACTGCCGGGCATTGGTAAGAAAACCGCTGAACGTCTGATTGTCGAAATGAAAGATCGCTTCAAAGGTTTGCATGGCGATCTGTTTACGCCTGCCGCCGATCTGGTGCTGACCTCTCCGGCCAGCCCGGCAACGGATGACGCTGAACAGGAAGCGGTTGCTGCGCTGGTGGCGCTGGGCTATAAACCTCAGGAAGCCAGCCGGATGGTCAGCAAAATTGCCCGCCCGGATGCCAGCAGCGAAACATTGATCCGCGAAGCGCTCCGCGCCGCGCTGTGA
- the ruvB gene encoding Holliday junction branch migration DNA helicase RuvB gives MIEADRLISAESTLPEDVVDRAIRPKLLAEYVGQPQVRSQMEIFIQAAKLRGDALDHLLIFGPPGLGKTTLANIVANEMGVNLRTTSGPVLEKAGDLAAMLTNLEPHDVLFIDEIHRLSPVVEEVLYPAMEDYQLDIMIGEGPAARSIKIDLPPFTLIGATTRAGSLTSPLRDRFGIVQRLEFYQVADLQHIVGRSARYMGLEMSDEGALEVARRARGTPRIANRLLRRVRDFAEVKHDGTISADIAAQALDMLNVDAEGFDYMDRKLLLAVIDKFFGGPVGLDNLAAAIGEERETIEDVLEPYLIQQGFLQRTPRGRMATVRAWNHFGITPPEMP, from the coding sequence ATGATAGAAGCAGACCGCCTGATTTCAGCAGAAAGCACGTTACCAGAAGATGTGGTAGACCGGGCGATTCGTCCCAAACTGCTGGCGGAGTACGTTGGCCAGCCGCAGGTGCGCTCGCAGATGGAGATTTTTATCCAGGCGGCGAAACTGCGCGGCGATGCGCTTGACCACCTGCTGATTTTCGGCCCGCCGGGTCTGGGTAAAACCACGCTGGCGAATATTGTCGCTAATGAAATGGGGGTGAACCTGCGCACCACCTCCGGTCCGGTGCTGGAGAAAGCAGGGGACCTGGCGGCGATGCTCACTAACCTCGAGCCGCACGACGTTCTGTTTATCGACGAAATTCACCGCCTGTCTCCGGTGGTCGAAGAGGTATTGTACCCGGCGATGGAGGACTATCAGCTCGATATCATGATTGGTGAAGGTCCGGCGGCGCGCTCGATAAAAATCGATCTGCCTCCCTTTACGCTGATTGGCGCAACCACCCGCGCGGGTTCGTTAACCTCACCGTTGCGCGATCGTTTTGGCATCGTTCAGCGTCTGGAGTTTTACCAGGTTGCGGATCTGCAGCATATCGTCGGGCGTAGCGCGCGTTATATGGGGCTGGAGATGAGCGATGAAGGCGCACTGGAAGTCGCCCGCCGCGCACGCGGTACACCACGTATCGCCAACCGTCTGCTGCGCCGCGTGCGTGACTTTGCCGAAGTGAAGCATGACGGCACCATCTCGGCGGATATTGCTGCCCAGGCGCTGGATATGCTCAACGTCGATGCGGAAGGGTTCGACTATATGGACCGCAAACTGCTGCTGGCGGTGATCGATAAGTTCTTCGGTGGGCCTGTCGGGTTAGATAACCTGGCTGCGGCTATCGGCGAAGAGCGCGAAACTATTGAGGACGTACTGGAACCTTATCTGATTCAGCAGGGCTTTTTACAGCGTACCCCGCGTGGGCGTATGGCGACGGTGCGTGCGTGGAATCACTTTGGGATTACGCCGCCGGAAATGCCCTGA
- the znuC gene encoding zinc ABC transporter ATP-binding protein ZnuC has translation MTTLVSLENVSVSYGQRRVLSDVSLELRPGKILTLLGPNGAGKSTLVRVVLGLVTPDEGVIKRNGQLRVGYVPQKLYLDTTLPLTVNRFLRLRPGTHKTDILPALKRVQAGHLINAPMQKLSGGETQRVLLARALLNQPQLLVLDEPTQGVDVNGQVALYDLIDQLRRELDCAVLMVSHDLHLVMAKTDEVLCLNHHICCSGTPEIVSMHPEFISMFGPRGAEQLGIYRHHHNHRHDLQGRIVLRRGNGHS, from the coding sequence ATGACGACTTTGGTTTCACTGGAAAATGTCTCGGTCTCTTATGGTCAACGCCGCGTCCTTTCTGACGTGTCGCTTGAACTCAGACCCGGAAAAATTTTGACGCTCCTGGGGCCTAACGGTGCCGGGAAGTCCACCCTGGTACGTGTGGTATTAGGGCTCGTAACACCTGATGAAGGCGTTATCAAGCGTAACGGCCAGCTACGCGTCGGCTATGTCCCACAAAAACTGTATCTTGATACCACGCTCCCACTCACCGTAAACCGTTTTTTACGCTTACGTCCGGGCACGCATAAAACAGATATTCTTCCTGCCCTTAAACGCGTTCAGGCAGGCCATCTGATTAACGCGCCCATGCAAAAGTTATCCGGCGGGGAAACGCAGCGTGTCCTGTTGGCGCGGGCGTTATTGAATCAACCGCAGTTGCTGGTGCTTGATGAGCCGACGCAAGGCGTCGATGTCAACGGTCAGGTGGCTCTTTACGATCTCATCGACCAGTTGCGTCGCGAACTCGACTGCGCGGTGTTGATGGTGTCACATGACCTGCACCTGGTGATGGCCAAAACAGACGAAGTGCTGTGTCTGAATCACCATATTTGCTGCTCTGGTACGCCGGAAATTGTCTCAATGCATCCGGAGTTTATCTCCATGTTTGGACCGCGCGGCGCAGAGCAATTAGGCATTTATCGCCACCATCATAATCATCGCCATGATTTACAGGGCCGTATTGTATTGCGCCGGGGAAATGGTCACTCATGA
- the znuA gene encoding zinc ABC transporter substrate-binding protein ZnuA, with protein MLHKNTLLFAALSAALWGSATHAANAAVVASLKPLGFIASAIADGVTETEVLLPDGASEHDYSLRPSDVKRLQGADLVVWIGPEMEAFMEKSVKNIPEAKQVTIAQLPSVKPLLMKGGDDDDDEHDHDPAHDEKGDDHHHHGDYNMHLWLSPEIARSSAVAIHDKLVELMPQSRAKLDANLKDFEAQLAQVDKQVGNELAPLKGKGYFVFHDAYGYYEKHFGLTPLGHFTVNPEIQPGAQRLHEIRTQLVEQKATCVFAEPQFRPAVVEAVARGTSVRMGTLDPLGTHIALGKTSYSAFLTQLANQYASCLKGD; from the coding sequence ATGTTACATAAAAATACGCTTCTTTTCGCAGCATTATCCGCTGCTCTTTGGGGGAGTGCAACACACGCCGCAAATGCCGCTGTCGTTGCCTCCCTTAAGCCCCTGGGGTTCATCGCTTCCGCGATTGCAGATGGTGTAACAGAGACCGAGGTTTTATTGCCGGATGGCGCCTCGGAACATGATTACTCACTGCGTCCTTCCGACGTAAAACGCTTACAGGGCGCGGACTTAGTTGTCTGGATTGGTCCAGAGATGGAAGCGTTCATGGAAAAGTCAGTAAAGAACATTCCAGAGGCAAAACAGGTAACGATTGCGCAGCTTCCGTCGGTGAAACCGTTGCTCATGAAAGGGGGGGACGACGACGATGACGAGCATGATCATGACCCTGCTCATGATGAAAAAGGTGACGACCATCACCATCACGGCGACTACAACATGCATCTTTGGCTTTCCCCAGAGATAGCGCGGTCTTCAGCGGTTGCAATCCATGATAAATTAGTAGAACTTATGCCGCAAAGTCGAGCCAAACTTGACGCCAACCTGAAGGATTTTGAGGCACAATTAGCCCAGGTCGATAAACAGGTCGGTAACGAGCTCGCACCGCTCAAGGGGAAAGGGTACTTCGTTTTTCATGACGCTTATGGTTACTACGAAAAACACTTCGGACTGACGCCGCTTGGTCACTTCACCGTCAACCCTGAGATTCAACCTGGTGCGCAGCGTTTACATGAAATAAGAACACAGTTGGTTGAGCAAAAAGCAACCTGCGTTTTTGCTGAGCCACAGTTCAGGCCAGCGGTCGTTGAAGCCGTTGCGAGAGGGACATCCGTTCGAATGGGAACGTTGGATCCCCTCGGAACGCATATTGCACTGGGTAAAACGAGCTATTCAGCGTTTCTGACTCAATTAGCGAACCAGTATGCGAGCTGCCTGAAAGGAGATTAA